A genomic window from Pseudoalteromonas piratica includes:
- a CDS encoding sigma-54-dependent transcriptional regulator translates to MENAHILLVEDDIAQNELIASMLSAEGFIVTATTSVEEAIVALKANSQISLIFSDWKLGQLSGLNLLEFARSNNFPVGIVIATAYGSIDHAALAIEKGADDYLAKPFQRQELLLALAKANKANQLRLANQTLNSQLSQQDTMVELIGSAPCMQKVFQRIEKVASTSATVLISGESGTGKELAARALHKISPRKDSPFIAINCGAIPESIAEAELFGAKKGAFTGANQDKLGKFAAANGGTLFLDEVAELSPQLQTKLLRFLQEGVITPLGCHEEVAVDVRVIAASHKQLLAQVEEGLFREDLYYRLNVVPIHMPALRERTEDIGKLIHHFKTKFCQQYGSQEQQLSATTLKQLLSYSWPGNVRQLSNCIERYALLGDENELVESLNHNSQAATQSEQFVIPDEGIDWHQFERAILLQACKRAENNKTAAAKLLGLSYKAFLYRLEKHQI, encoded by the coding sequence ATGGAAAATGCACATATTTTATTGGTAGAAGATGATATTGCGCAAAATGAACTGATTGCATCAATGCTGAGTGCTGAAGGCTTTATTGTTACGGCCACAACGAGCGTAGAAGAAGCCATCGTCGCTTTAAAAGCAAATAGCCAAATTAGTTTAATCTTCAGTGATTGGAAATTAGGTCAATTAAGTGGCCTTAATTTACTTGAATTTGCGCGCAGCAATAATTTTCCTGTTGGTATTGTGATTGCGACCGCTTATGGCTCAATTGATCACGCCGCACTTGCAATTGAAAAAGGCGCAGATGATTACTTAGCAAAGCCTTTTCAGCGCCAAGAATTGCTTCTGGCACTGGCTAAAGCAAACAAAGCCAATCAACTTCGCTTGGCAAATCAAACGCTCAATAGCCAACTTAGTCAGCAAGATACCATGGTCGAGTTGATAGGTAGTGCGCCCTGTATGCAAAAGGTATTTCAGCGCATCGAAAAAGTCGCCTCCACCAGCGCAACCGTGTTAATAAGTGGTGAAAGCGGTACGGGTAAAGAGCTTGCCGCGCGCGCATTACATAAAATATCACCGCGCAAAGATTCCCCTTTTATAGCCATTAACTGCGGCGCCATTCCTGAGTCCATCGCAGAGGCAGAACTATTTGGTGCGAAAAAAGGCGCATTTACCGGCGCAAACCAAGATAAACTCGGTAAATTTGCCGCCGCAAATGGTGGCACACTATTTTTGGATGAAGTTGCCGAGCTAAGCCCACAATTACAAACAAAACTGCTTCGTTTTCTACAAGAGGGGGTGATTACCCCACTTGGTTGCCACGAGGAAGTCGCTGTTGATGTGCGTGTCATTGCAGCAAGCCATAAGCAGCTGTTGGCACAAGTGGAAGAAGGCCTTTTTCGTGAAGATTTATATTACCGCTTAAACGTAGTACCTATTCATATGCCTGCGCTTCGTGAGCGTACTGAAGATATTGGTAAATTGATTCATCACTTTAAAACTAAATTTTGCCAGCAGTATGGCAGTCAAGAGCAGCAATTGAGTGCAACTACTTTAAAACAATTACTCAGTTATTCATGGCCAGGAAATGTAAGGCAACTGTCTAATTGTATTGAACGATATGCCCTACTTGGTGATGAAAATGAATTAGTCGAAAGCCTCAATCATAACAGCCAGGCAGCTACTCAAAGCGAGCAATTTGTGATCCCAGATGAGGGTATTGATTGGCATCAATTTGAACGAGCTATCTTACTGCAAGCTTGTAAACGTGCCGAAAATAACAAAACCGCTGCAGCAAAATTATTAGGGTTAAGCTACAAAGCCTTTTTGTATCGGCTCGAAAAACACCAAATATAG
- a CDS encoding class I SAM-dependent methyltransferase produces the protein MPKIDLTHLLAAIEKGTPFSDEVCRVYHGRGDSQGDTNFINLDWYPPYLFLACYNPIEDDVQTELTHAVWQAQQQAGFNASGLVFQYRAGRDTQVSVPFGEVPERFEVNELGASYWVQLTKTQNTGIFPDMREGRAFVKNNSKDAKVLNLFSYTCAFSVIAKLGGAHQVINMDMNKSVLRTGADNHRLNNVAENISYLPHDILKSFGKLKKAAPFDLIVVDPPSFQKGSFVLTKDYQKILRRLPDLCHNDTQLLLCANSPDVSESMFIEMIELATEGKLTLVERLPAAPRFEEQDGANLKAMVYRLSIN, from the coding sequence ATGCCTAAAATAGATTTAACCCATTTATTGGCCGCCATTGAAAAAGGTACGCCGTTTAGTGATGAAGTATGTCGCGTTTATCACGGTCGTGGTGATAGCCAAGGTGATACAAATTTCATTAACTTGGACTGGTATCCGCCGTATTTATTTTTAGCCTGCTACAACCCCATTGAAGATGATGTGCAAACTGAGTTAACACATGCCGTTTGGCAAGCACAGCAACAAGCTGGCTTTAATGCAAGTGGCCTAGTATTTCAATATCGAGCAGGGCGCGATACTCAGGTCTCTGTGCCATTTGGTGAAGTGCCAGAGCGGTTTGAGGTTAATGAGCTTGGTGCTAGCTATTGGGTGCAACTGACAAAAACACAAAATACCGGGATTTTTCCGGATATGCGCGAAGGACGTGCATTTGTTAAAAATAACAGTAAAGATGCAAAAGTACTTAACTTGTTTTCATATACCTGCGCATTTTCAGTGATTGCTAAATTGGGTGGTGCGCATCAAGTTATTAATATGGATATGAATAAGTCTGTGTTAAGAACCGGTGCTGATAATCATCGTTTAAACAATGTGGCTGAAAATATTAGTTATTTACCTCACGATATACTGAAATCCTTTGGTAAATTAAAAAAAGCTGCGCCATTTGATTTGATTGTGGTTGATCCGCCTAGCTTTCAAAAAGGCAGTTTTGTACTGACCAAAGATTATCAAAAAATACTGCGTCGTTTACCGGATCTGTGCCATAACGATACTCAGTTGTTGTTATGTGCAAATAGCCCAGATGTTAGCGAAAGCATGTTTATTGAGATGATAGAACTCGCCACTGAAGGTAAGCTAACACTGGTAGAGCGATTACCCGCGGCACCGCGCTTTGAAGAACAAGACGGTGCTAACTTAAAAGCCATGGTGTATCGGTTATCGATAAATTAG
- the uvrB gene encoding excinuclease ABC subunit UvrB — MSKDGVTDFKLVSPFKPSGDQPTAITQLVDGLEAGLAHQTLLGATGTGKTFTMANVIAELNRPTIILAHNKTLAAQLYGEMKEFFPENAVEYFVSYYDYYQPEAYVVASDTFIEKDASINDHIEQMRLSATKALLERKDVIIVASVSAIYGLGDPDSYLKMMLLIKQGDTVDQRDLLRRLAELQYTRNDIDFQRGTYRVRGEVIDIFPAESETMAIRVEMFDDEVDRLSIFDPLTGAVERHIIRATIYPKTHYVTPREKILAAIDNIKEELKIRRKQLLDNNRLVEEQRVAQRTQYDIEMMSELGYCSGIENYSRYLSGRAPGEPPPTLLDYLPDEALMIIDESHVTVSQVGAMYRGDRSRKENLVEYGFRLPSALDNRPLKFEEFEAISPQTIYVSATPGDYELERSNNEVAEQVIRPTGLLDPELEIRPVATQVDDLLSEIYKRVELNERVLVTTLTKRMAEDLSDYLNDHDVKVRYLHSDIDTVERVEIIRDLRAGVFDVLVGINLLREGLDMPEVSLVAILDADKEGFLRSTRSLIQTIGRAARHINGRAILYADRITDSMKRAIDETERRRSIQHQYNIDNGITPQALNKKITDIMDVGEQVDEKDTKQRKSPTAINKEILSADEINKKIKQLESDMLAFARDLEFEKAAKVRDEIQQLHQELINA, encoded by the coding sequence ATGAGTAAAGATGGAGTAACTGATTTTAAATTAGTATCGCCTTTTAAACCCAGTGGTGATCAACCAACTGCTATCACACAATTAGTGGATGGTTTAGAAGCGGGCCTTGCCCACCAAACCTTGTTGGGCGCAACGGGTACAGGTAAAACCTTTACCATGGCTAATGTTATCGCAGAGCTAAATCGCCCAACCATTATTTTGGCACATAACAAAACGCTTGCAGCTCAGCTTTATGGTGAAATGAAAGAGTTTTTCCCAGAAAATGCGGTAGAGTACTTTGTATCTTACTACGATTATTACCAACCAGAAGCCTATGTCGTTGCAAGCGATACCTTTATCGAAAAAGATGCTTCAATAAACGATCACATAGAGCAAATGCGTTTATCAGCCACCAAGGCTTTATTGGAACGCAAAGACGTTATTATTGTTGCATCAGTGTCTGCTATTTATGGTTTAGGCGATCCTGATTCTTATTTAAAGATGATGTTGCTAATCAAACAGGGCGATACGGTTGATCAGCGAGACTTACTGCGCAGGCTGGCAGAGTTGCAATACACACGCAATGATATCGACTTTCAACGCGGTACGTATCGAGTGCGTGGTGAAGTCATTGATATTTTCCCTGCTGAATCTGAAACCATGGCAATTCGGGTTGAAATGTTTGACGATGAAGTGGATAGGCTGAGCATTTTTGATCCGCTCACTGGTGCGGTGGAGAGGCATATTATTCGCGCCACGATTTATCCTAAAACTCACTATGTTACGCCGCGCGAAAAGATTTTAGCGGCCATTGACAATATTAAAGAAGAACTCAAGATCCGCCGTAAACAGCTGCTTGATAATAACCGTTTAGTCGAAGAACAAAGGGTTGCACAGCGCACCCAATACGATATTGAAATGATGAGTGAATTGGGGTACTGCTCTGGTATCGAAAACTACTCGCGTTATTTATCTGGTAGAGCACCTGGCGAGCCACCACCAACGTTGCTTGATTATTTACCTGATGAAGCTTTGATGATAATTGATGAATCACACGTTACAGTATCGCAGGTGGGTGCGATGTATCGTGGTGACCGCAGCCGAAAAGAAAACTTAGTTGAATATGGTTTTCGTCTGCCATCAGCGCTTGATAACCGTCCATTGAAGTTTGAAGAATTTGAAGCGATTTCACCGCAAACCATTTATGTGTCAGCGACCCCAGGGGATTACGAATTAGAGCGCTCTAATAACGAAGTGGCAGAGCAAGTGATTCGTCCAACAGGCTTACTCGATCCTGAGCTCGAAATTCGCCCTGTAGCCACGCAAGTTGATGATTTGCTCTCTGAGATTTACAAACGTGTTGAACTTAATGAACGCGTGTTGGTTACAACGCTTACTAAACGCATGGCTGAAGACTTATCTGATTACTTGAACGATCATGATGTCAAAGTACGCTATCTGCATTCAGATATAGATACCGTTGAACGTGTTGAGATTATTCGTGACTTACGTGCCGGTGTGTTTGATGTGTTGGTAGGTATTAACCTTCTTCGTGAAGGCTTAGACATGCCAGAAGTGTCTCTTGTTGCTATTTTAGATGCCGACAAGGAAGGTTTCTTACGCTCAACGCGATCTCTTATTCAGACGATAGGGCGTGCCGCGCGTCATATTAATGGCCGTGCCATTTTATATGCTGACAGAATTACAGATTCAATGAAACGCGCGATTGATGAAACTGAACGTCGCCGCAGCATTCAGCATCAGTACAATATTGATAATGGCATTACGCCACAGGCTCTCAATAAGAAAATCACTGATATTATGGATGTCGGCGAACAAGTTGACGAAAAAGACACTAAGCAACGTAAGTCGCCCACAGCGATTAACAAAGAAATTTTATCTGCGGATGAAATTAATAAGAAAATTAAACAACTGGAATCTGACATGTTGGCGTTTGCGCGCGACCTTGAATTTGAAAAGGCGGCAAAAGTACGTGATGAGATCCAGCAACTACATCAAGAACTAATTAATGCCTAA